From a region of the Rhodococcus sp. 4CII genome:
- a CDS encoding GNAT family N-acetyltransferase gives MLTDAQVVDVIDNADQNRFELRLSGDLVGILGYFDLAETPPGAGAAAARPPGSKGKGRQAPVVSFMHTVIVEDFGHRGLAALMVGRSLDLARGYGWKIRPVCTYVQRFVSAHPEYRDLIVPVER, from the coding sequence ATGCTGACGGACGCGCAGGTTGTGGACGTGATCGACAATGCCGATCAGAACCGGTTCGAACTCCGGCTGAGCGGTGATCTGGTCGGGATTCTCGGGTATTTCGACCTCGCGGAGACGCCGCCCGGAGCGGGGGCGGCCGCAGCCCGGCCGCCGGGTTCGAAGGGTAAGGGGCGGCAGGCGCCGGTGGTCTCGTTCATGCACACGGTGATCGTGGAGGATTTCGGTCACCGTGGGCTGGCCGCGCTCATGGTGGGCCGCTCGCTCGATCTCGCCCGGGGGTACGGATGGAAGATTCGGCCCGTGTGCACGTACGTGCAGCGCTTCGTGTCGGCGCATCCCGAATACCGCGACCTCATCGTCCCGGTGGAGCGCTGA
- the thiC gene encoding phosphomethylpyrimidine synthase ThiC translates to MSKTVSTATSVTTGPIEGSTKHYLPSGDDVRVPVRRVHLTNGEHLDVYDTSGPYTDADATIDLEAGLPHLRAPWIADREGTQVDAARAGTVTPEMRYCAAREGVSPETVRAEVAAGRAVIPANRRHPELEPMVIGKAFAVKINANIGNSAVTSSIAEEVEKMVWATRWGADTIMDLSTGKNIHETREWILRNSPVPVGTVPIYQALEKVNGDPTALTWEMYRDTVIEQCEQGVDYMTVHAGVLLRYIPLTAKRVTGIVSRGGSIMAAWCLAHHRESFLYTHFDELCEILHRYDVTFSLGDGLRPGSIADANDDAQFAELRTLGELTKIAKSHGVQVMIEGPGHVPMHKIVENVRLEEELCEEAPFYTLGPLATDIAPAYDHITSAIGAAMIAQAGTAMLCYVTPKEHLGLPNRDDVKIGVITYKIAAHAADLAKQHPRAQERDDALSKARFEFRWHDQFALSLDPDTAREFHDETLPAEPAKSAHFCSMCGPKFCSMRISADVREYAQQHGLDTIEAIEAGMAEKSSEFVDAGGRVYLPVESVTSENR, encoded by the coding sequence ATGAGCAAAACTGTATCTACAGCCACGTCCGTCACCACTGGGCCGATCGAGGGCAGCACCAAGCACTACCTGCCGTCGGGCGACGACGTCCGGGTGCCGGTGCGCCGTGTGCACCTCACCAACGGTGAACACCTCGACGTCTACGACACGTCGGGTCCGTACACCGACGCGGACGCCACCATCGACCTGGAGGCGGGACTGCCGCATCTGCGCGCGCCGTGGATCGCCGACCGGGAGGGCACTCAGGTCGACGCGGCCCGAGCCGGCACCGTCACCCCGGAAATGCGGTATTGCGCTGCACGCGAGGGTGTTTCACCGGAGACGGTGCGCGCCGAGGTGGCCGCGGGTAGGGCCGTGATCCCGGCCAACCGCAGGCACCCCGAACTCGAGCCGATGGTCATCGGGAAGGCCTTCGCGGTCAAGATCAACGCGAACATCGGCAACAGCGCGGTGACGTCGTCGATCGCGGAGGAGGTCGAGAAGATGGTGTGGGCGACCCGGTGGGGCGCCGACACGATCATGGACCTGTCCACCGGCAAGAACATTCACGAGACCCGGGAGTGGATCCTGCGCAACTCGCCCGTGCCGGTCGGCACGGTGCCGATCTATCAGGCGCTCGAGAAGGTGAACGGAGACCCCACCGCGCTCACGTGGGAGATGTACCGCGACACCGTGATCGAGCAGTGCGAGCAGGGTGTCGACTACATGACGGTCCACGCCGGAGTCCTGCTCCGCTACATCCCGCTCACCGCGAAACGCGTGACCGGCATCGTCTCGCGCGGTGGCTCGATCATGGCGGCCTGGTGCCTGGCCCATCATCGGGAATCGTTCCTGTACACCCATTTCGACGAATTGTGTGAGATCCTGCACCGCTACGACGTCACGTTCTCCCTCGGCGACGGACTGCGCCCCGGTTCCATCGCCGACGCCAACGACGACGCTCAGTTCGCCGAACTCCGCACTCTCGGCGAACTGACGAAGATCGCGAAATCACATGGCGTGCAGGTGATGATCGAAGGACCCGGACACGTGCCGATGCACAAGATCGTCGAGAACGTGCGGCTCGAGGAAGAACTGTGCGAGGAGGCGCCGTTCTACACGCTCGGACCGCTCGCCACCGACATCGCGCCGGCGTACGACCACATCACGTCCGCGATCGGCGCGGCGATGATCGCGCAGGCCGGCACCGCAATGCTCTGTTACGTCACCCCGAAGGAGCACCTGGGACTGCCGAACCGCGACGACGTCAAGATCGGCGTCATCACGTACAAGATCGCGGCCCACGCCGCGGACCTGGCGAAGCAGCATCCGCGCGCCCAGGAGCGGGACGACGCGCTGTCCAAGGCCCGGTTCGAGTTCCGCTGGCACGACCAGTTCGCGCTGTCCCTCGATCCGGACACCGCGCGCGAGTTCCACGACGAAACCCTGCCCGCGGAGCCGGCGAAGAGCGCGCATTTCTGTTCGATGTGCGGTCCGAAATTCTGCTCGATGCGGATCTCCGCCGATGTGCGCGAGTACGCGCAGCAACACGGGCTCGATACGATCGAGGCCATCGAGGCGGGCATGGCCGAGAAGTCGAGCGAGTTCGTCGACGCAGGTGGACGCGTGTATCTGCCCGTCGAATCCGTCACCTCCGAGAATCGGTAA
- a CDS encoding thiazole synthase yields MADATVGLQKGLTIAGRTFGSRLIMGTGGAANLTVLEEALVASGTELTTVAMRRVDAVGGTGVLDLLRRLDIAPLPNTAGCRGAAEAVLTAQLAREALETDWVKLEVIADERTLMPDAIELVSAAEQLVDDGFVVLPYTTDDPVLARRLEDVGCVAVMPLGSPIGTGLGIANPHNIQMIVEGAGVPVVLDAGIGTASDATLAMELGCDAVLLATAVTRAKDPALMASAMREAVVAGYEARHAGRIPKRFWAQASS; encoded by the coding sequence GTGGCTGACGCGACTGTCGGCCTGCAGAAGGGCCTCACCATCGCGGGACGGACGTTCGGTTCCCGATTGATCATGGGCACCGGCGGCGCCGCCAACCTCACCGTGCTCGAGGAGGCCCTCGTGGCGTCCGGCACCGAGCTGACCACGGTCGCGATGCGCCGCGTGGACGCCGTGGGCGGCACCGGCGTGCTGGACCTGCTGCGCAGGCTCGACATCGCGCCGCTGCCCAATACCGCGGGGTGCCGCGGTGCGGCCGAGGCTGTGCTGACGGCGCAACTCGCCCGCGAGGCGCTCGAGACCGACTGGGTGAAGCTCGAGGTCATCGCCGACGAACGCACCCTGATGCCCGACGCCATCGAGTTGGTCAGCGCGGCAGAACAACTGGTGGACGACGGGTTCGTCGTCCTGCCGTACACCACCGACGATCCGGTGCTGGCCCGCAGGCTCGAGGATGTCGGGTGTGTCGCCGTGATGCCGCTGGGCTCGCCGATCGGCACCGGGCTCGGTATCGCGAATCCGCACAACATCCAGATGATCGTGGAGGGTGCCGGGGTGCCCGTCGTCCTCGACGCCGGCATCGGAACTGCCAGCGACGCGACCCTCGCGATGGAACTCGGCTGCGACGCGGTGCTGCTGGCGACGGCCGTGACCAGGGCGAAGGATCCGGCGCTCATGGCGTCGGCGATGCGCGAAGCCGTGGTGGCCGGGTACGAGGCACGGCACGCCGGCCGCATTCCCAAGCGATTCTGGGCGCAGGCGTCGTCGTAG
- a CDS encoding ABC transporter permease, translated as MAVLNAERIKITSTRSPWWCTVIIIVLGLGLAAVIGLSAKASINSFNNQIADGKKPDFDPFLPQMADAVGGVSGFGVLVLMILAALAVTSEYRFGVIRTTFQAIPNRASVLIAKAGLIGAFGAVLTFVLTFGAYAIAKATAGDEAGAALTLSGDDAWRSIYGVPIYAFLCVVLAVGVGTLLRQSAGAIALLLLWPLLIESLFNLFGSFGTKVMPFLPFLNANNFLGAQQGVDFYWGPWGSLVYFAVFVFVIFGAGLVVVNKRDA; from the coding sequence ATGGCTGTTCTCAATGCCGAACGGATCAAGATCACGTCGACGAGGTCGCCGTGGTGGTGCACCGTCATCATCATCGTGCTGGGTCTCGGTCTCGCGGCGGTCATCGGGCTGAGCGCGAAGGCCAGCATCAACTCCTTCAACAACCAGATCGCGGACGGTAAGAAACCGGACTTCGACCCGTTCCTGCCGCAGATGGCCGACGCCGTCGGCGGTGTGTCCGGGTTCGGCGTGCTGGTCCTGATGATCCTCGCCGCACTGGCTGTGACCAGCGAATACCGCTTCGGGGTCATCCGCACCACGTTCCAGGCCATCCCGAACCGGGCGTCCGTCCTGATCGCGAAGGCCGGTCTGATCGGCGCGTTCGGTGCCGTGCTGACGTTCGTTCTCACCTTCGGCGCGTACGCCATCGCGAAGGCGACCGCGGGCGACGAGGCGGGAGCCGCCCTCACCCTGTCGGGTGACGACGCGTGGCGGTCGATCTACGGCGTCCCGATCTACGCGTTCCTGTGCGTGGTGCTGGCCGTCGGTGTCGGTACGCTGCTGCGCCAGTCGGCGGGCGCGATCGCCCTGCTGCTGCTGTGGCCGCTGCTGATCGAGAGCTTGTTCAATCTGTTCGGCTCGTTCGGCACGAAGGTCATGCCGTTCCTGCCCTTCCTCAACGCCAACAACTTCCTTGGGGCGCAGCAGGGAGTCGATTTCTATTGGGGTCCGTGGGGCAGCCTGGTGTACTTCGCGGTGTTCGTCTTCGTGATCTTCGGGGCCGGTCTGGTGGTCGTGAACAAGCGCGACGCCTGA
- a CDS encoding adenylate/guanylate cyclase domain-containing protein, translating to MSDDPADENAAEFDAAPTPKRGDKILGWVGSVNRQPQLIEGLRKVRRAMPGDPAFGDPLSTAGPGSARAIARVADRFLDHQPGASREMSLGALQVWQALLERTGRGRGTREVTIVFTDLVGFSTWSLPAGDSATLALLRGVARAVETPIVDRGGHVVKRLGDGVMAVFSSPDRAIDAVFAAQEALAGVEVDGYHPRMRVGIHTGVPRQIGGDWLGVDVTIAARMMELGGDGNVMASSATLSSLQPGTLEELGVGVKPWRRAFFAPAPSGVPSDLGIWRLRLRRP from the coding sequence GTGAGTGACGACCCGGCCGACGAGAATGCTGCCGAGTTCGACGCTGCGCCCACACCGAAACGCGGCGACAAGATTCTGGGCTGGGTGGGGTCGGTGAACCGGCAACCGCAGCTGATCGAGGGGCTGCGGAAGGTCCGTCGGGCGATGCCCGGCGATCCCGCGTTCGGTGACCCCCTGTCGACGGCGGGACCCGGCAGCGCACGCGCCATCGCGCGCGTCGCGGACCGCTTCCTCGACCACCAGCCCGGCGCGTCCCGCGAGATGAGTCTGGGCGCGCTGCAGGTGTGGCAGGCCCTGCTCGAACGCACCGGCCGCGGTCGTGGAACGCGCGAGGTGACCATCGTGTTCACCGACCTGGTCGGGTTCTCTACCTGGTCGCTGCCGGCCGGCGACAGCGCCACCCTCGCCCTGCTGCGCGGCGTCGCCCGGGCCGTCGAGACGCCGATCGTCGATCGGGGCGGGCATGTGGTGAAACGACTGGGGGACGGCGTGATGGCCGTCTTCTCCAGTCCGGACCGCGCGATCGACGCCGTCTTCGCGGCGCAGGAGGCGCTCGCCGGGGTGGAGGTGGACGGCTACCACCCCCGCATGCGCGTCGGTATCCACACCGGTGTGCCCCGGCAGATCGGCGGCGACTGGCTGGGGGTGGACGTGACGATCGCGGCCCGTATGATGGAACTGGGCGGCGACGGCAACGTGATGGCGTCGTCCGCCACGCTGTCGAGTCTGCAGCCGGGCACCCTCGAGGAACTCGGTGTCGGCGTCAAACCCTGGCGCCGCGCGTTCTTCGCCCCCGCACCCAGTGGGGTGCCATCCGACCTCGGGATCTGGCGGCTGCGGCTCCGCCGCCCGTGA
- a CDS encoding M20/M25/M40 family metallo-hydrolase — MRLRGVFTVGVAGALVLAGCSSTSEPDAPPLDADALAASVTESGVVAHLQQLQTIADDNNGNRAAGTAGYDASVDYVAQVLEDKGFDVQTPEFEFHRFDVGAEALRSSGGDFEVRALSYSPSTGPQGITARLVPAPKDESPGCEVTDYDGLDVTGAIVLVNRGVCPFAAKQQIAAERGAAGVIVVNNADGPMSGGTLGNPDAGKVPTGGVSKADGAALEQAGGDVTLTLDTTTESSTARNVIAQTKTGSTDDVVMVGAHLDSVPEGPGINDNGTGVASILETAGQLGGSPDVDNAVRFAFWGAEELGLLGSEAYVNGLSDEQRNDIALYLNFDMLGSENAGYLAYDGDNSDNVGEGPGPEGSAGIERTFVEYLQRNGVAADGTDFDGRSDYGPFIEHQIPSGGVFSGADETKTPEQAQKWGGTPGVTYDENYHSATDTLENVNRAALAKNAAAVAYAVGVYAESLAGPNGVPAGADREKARAAE, encoded by the coding sequence ATGCGACTACGGGGCGTCTTCACAGTCGGAGTGGCCGGTGCGCTGGTGCTGGCCGGGTGCTCGTCGACGAGTGAACCCGATGCGCCGCCGCTCGACGCGGACGCTCTCGCTGCCTCGGTCACCGAGTCCGGAGTGGTGGCGCATCTGCAGCAACTGCAGACGATCGCCGACGACAACAACGGCAACCGCGCGGCCGGGACCGCCGGGTACGACGCGAGCGTCGACTACGTCGCACAGGTTCTGGAAGACAAGGGTTTCGACGTCCAGACCCCGGAGTTCGAGTTCCACAGGTTCGACGTCGGGGCGGAGGCACTGAGGTCCAGCGGTGGCGACTTCGAGGTGCGGGCGCTGTCGTATTCGCCGTCCACCGGTCCGCAGGGAATCACCGCCCGGCTTGTGCCCGCCCCGAAGGACGAGAGCCCGGGATGCGAGGTCACCGATTACGACGGTCTCGACGTGACCGGGGCGATCGTCCTCGTGAACCGGGGGGTGTGCCCGTTCGCGGCCAAGCAGCAGATCGCCGCCGAGCGCGGCGCCGCGGGCGTGATCGTCGTCAACAACGCGGACGGACCGATGAGCGGCGGCACCCTCGGCAACCCCGACGCGGGCAAGGTTCCCACCGGCGGGGTGAGCAAGGCGGACGGCGCCGCACTCGAGCAGGCCGGCGGTGACGTCACCCTCACCCTCGACACCACCACCGAATCGAGCACGGCCCGCAACGTCATCGCCCAGACCAAGACCGGCTCGACCGACGACGTCGTGATGGTCGGCGCGCACCTCGACAGCGTCCCGGAAGGCCCCGGTATCAACGACAACGGCACCGGCGTCGCCTCGATCCTCGAAACGGCCGGGCAACTCGGCGGATCGCCCGACGTCGACAACGCGGTGCGCTTCGCGTTCTGGGGCGCCGAGGAATTGGGTCTGCTCGGGTCGGAGGCGTACGTGAACGGCCTCAGCGACGAGCAGCGGAACGACATCGCGCTGTACCTGAACTTCGACATGCTCGGCTCCGAGAACGCCGGCTACCTGGCCTACGACGGCGACAACTCCGACAACGTCGGCGAGGGGCCCGGACCCGAGGGCTCCGCGGGCATCGAGCGCACGTTCGTCGAGTACCTCCAGCGCAACGGTGTCGCCGCGGACGGCACGGACTTCGACGGCCGGTCCGACTACGGGCCGTTCATCGAGCACCAGATCCCGTCGGGGGGCGTGTTCAGCGGCGCCGACGAGACGAAGACACCCGAGCAGGCGCAGAAGTGGGGCGGCACCCCGGGGGTGACGTACGACGAGAACTATCACAGCGCGACCGATACCCTCGAGAACGTGAACCGGGCCGCGCTCGCCAAGAATGCCGCCGCGGTCGCGTATGCCGTCGGGGTCTACGCGGAGTCGCTCGCCGGCCCGAACGGCGTCCCCGCCGGCGCGGACCGGGAGAAGGCGCGGGCCGCGGAGTGA
- the thiD gene encoding bifunctional hydroxymethylpyrimidine kinase/phosphomethylpyrimidine kinase — translation MKLLPLTPDGQTPVRVLTIAGTDSGGGAGIQADSRTMALCGVHACVAVAAVTVQNSVGVSGFHEIPPETVAAQVRCVVDDIGVGAAKTGMLASTAIIEAVAAVCTEVGIGRDQPVPLVVDPVCASMHGDPLLHAEALDAVRNTLIPIATVVTPNLDEIRLITGIDVVDDATARRAAEALHALGAQWSIVKGGHLRTSASSTDLLFDGDTFLEFSSPRIDTGNDHGGGDTLAAAIASALAHGWSVPDAVAFGKEWVTKCLEASYDLGAGHGPVSPLWRLRRS, via the coding sequence GTGAAGCTGCTGCCCCTGACCCCCGACGGCCAGACCCCCGTCCGCGTCCTCACCATCGCCGGCACCGATTCCGGTGGTGGCGCCGGAATCCAGGCGGACTCGCGGACGATGGCCCTGTGCGGCGTCCACGCGTGCGTCGCGGTCGCTGCGGTGACGGTGCAGAACTCGGTGGGCGTCAGCGGTTTCCACGAGATTCCGCCGGAGACGGTGGCCGCGCAGGTGCGGTGCGTCGTCGACGACATCGGGGTCGGGGCAGCGAAGACGGGCATGCTGGCGTCGACGGCGATCATCGAGGCCGTCGCCGCCGTGTGCACCGAGGTCGGGATCGGGCGCGACCAACCGGTCCCGCTGGTCGTCGACCCGGTGTGCGCGTCTATGCACGGAGATCCGCTCCTGCACGCCGAGGCACTGGACGCCGTGCGGAACACGCTGATCCCGATCGCCACGGTCGTGACGCCGAACCTCGACGAGATCCGGTTGATCACCGGCATCGACGTCGTGGACGACGCGACGGCGCGGCGGGCAGCGGAGGCGCTGCATGCACTGGGGGCGCAGTGGTCGATCGTGAAGGGCGGGCATCTCCGGACATCGGCGTCGAGCACCGATCTACTGTTCGACGGCGATACCTTTCTCGAGTTCAGCAGTCCCCGCATCGACACGGGCAACGACCACGGCGGCGGCGACACCCTCGCCGCCGCCATCGCGAGCGCACTCGCCCACGGATGGTCGGTGCCCGATGCGGTGGCGTTCGGCAAGGAGTGGGTCACCAAGTGCCTGGAGGCGTCCTACGACCTGGGCGCCGGTCACGGCCCCGTCTCCCCCCTGTGGCGACTTCGTCGCTCGTGA
- a CDS encoding ABC transporter ATP-binding protein translates to MIEVRGLTKTFGATKAVDNLTFTVKPGMVTGFLGPNGAGKSTTMRMILGLDRPTAGSALIDGKPYSDLVQPLRTVGALLDAKWVHPNRSARAHLQWMAASNSLPKSRVDEVLHLVGLTEVAGKKAGGFSLGMSQRLGLAATLLGDPKVLLFDEPVNGLDPEGIVWIRKFMQRLAAEGRTVLVSSHLLSEMALTAEHLVVIGRGRLIADTTVSEFVSKSSESTVRVRSPQLDALRSALTSTGLTVREDGSDGQQALVVVDSSTDAVGAIAGAQGIVLHELASQRGSLEDAFMKLTGDDVQYHAEGVEDVMRGAL, encoded by the coding sequence ATGATTGAAGTGAGGGGACTGACAAAGACCTTCGGTGCGACGAAGGCGGTGGACAACCTGACGTTCACCGTGAAGCCGGGTATGGTCACCGGCTTCCTCGGCCCGAACGGTGCAGGCAAATCGACGACCATGCGCATGATCCTCGGGCTGGACCGTCCCACGGCGGGCAGCGCGCTGATCGATGGCAAACCGTACAGCGACCTGGTGCAGCCGCTGCGGACGGTGGGGGCTCTGCTCGACGCGAAGTGGGTGCACCCCAACCGGTCCGCCCGCGCCCATCTGCAGTGGATGGCCGCGTCCAACTCGCTGCCCAAGAGCCGGGTCGACGAGGTACTGCACCTCGTCGGGCTGACCGAGGTGGCGGGCAAGAAGGCCGGCGGGTTCTCGCTCGGCATGTCCCAGCGACTGGGCCTGGCCGCCACGCTGCTCGGCGACCCGAAGGTGCTGCTGTTCGACGAGCCGGTCAACGGACTCGACCCCGAAGGCATCGTCTGGATCCGCAAGTTCATGCAGCGCCTCGCCGCGGAGGGCCGCACCGTGCTGGTGTCGAGCCACCTGCTGTCCGAGATGGCGCTCACCGCAGAACATCTGGTGGTCATCGGGCGCGGTCGCCTGATCGCCGACACCACCGTCTCCGAGTTCGTCAGCAAGTCCTCGGAATCGACGGTGCGCGTGCGCAGCCCGCAGTTGGACGCATTGCGCAGTGCGCTCACGTCCACGGGTCTCACCGTCCGCGAGGACGGATCCGACGGACAGCAGGCGCTCGTCGTGGTGGATTCGAGTACGGACGCCGTCGGCGCGATCGCCGGTGCGCAGGGCATCGTCCTGCACGAGTTGGCATCTCAGCGCGGATCGCTCGAGGACGCCTTCATGAAGTTGACCGGAGACGACGTGCAGTACCACGCAGAGGGCGTCGAAGATGTGATGAGGGGTGCACTGTAA
- the thiS gene encoding sulfur carrier protein ThiS, translated as MSEQQVVVPIGISVNGEDHEFTEPLTVAGLLEALNLPSKGIAVAVNGAVFPRARWDELVVRGWEIEILTAVQGG; from the coding sequence ATGAGTGAGCAGCAAGTAGTGGTGCCGATCGGCATCAGCGTCAACGGTGAGGACCACGAGTTCACGGAACCACTGACCGTCGCCGGGCTGCTGGAGGCGCTGAACCTGCCGTCCAAAGGCATCGCAGTGGCGGTGAACGGCGCGGTGTTCCCGCGCGCCCGGTGGGACGAACTGGTGGTCCGGGGCTGGGAGATCGAGATCCTCACGGCGGTGCAGGGTGGCTGA
- a CDS encoding GNAT family N-acetyltransferase yields the protein MNHISNGSASPSYVAATDARVLDNPAHERFDLWLGDELVGILGYRDGDDIPGCTSEPGEVVAFMHTVVKEDFGGRGLAAILVAEALGWARNRGWRVRPICTYVQRYLASNPEHLDILAVE from the coding sequence ATGAATCACATTTCGAACGGTTCCGCGTCGCCGAGTTACGTCGCGGCCACCGACGCCCGCGTGCTCGACAACCCCGCCCACGAACGATTCGATCTGTGGCTGGGTGACGAGTTGGTCGGCATTCTCGGCTACCGGGACGGCGACGACATCCCCGGTTGCACGTCCGAACCGGGCGAGGTGGTCGCGTTCATGCATACCGTCGTCAAAGAAGATTTCGGTGGCCGCGGGCTGGCCGCGATCTTAGTGGCCGAGGCTCTGGGCTGGGCGCGCAATCGTGGCTGGAGAGTGCGTCCCATCTGCACATACGTCCAGCGCTACCTGGCATCGAATCCGGAGCATCTGGACATTCTGGCGGTCGAGTAG